A stretch of DNA from Gimesia chilikensis:
CACAGGCCGACCGGGATGAACTCCTGCAGCGTCTAAGGCCCACCGTCGATGCCCTGCGGATGTCGCGGGATGTGATCGTCAACAACATCGCCAATGCAGGCACCGTCGGCTTCAAACGATTGAACGTGGAATTTGAAGCGCTCCCCTACGAATACATTGAAACGCCTGCCAGCGAGAAAAACTCGGCTGCACCGCCGATCGCAGTCGGCATGGGCAGTCAGGTCCTGCAGACCCGACTCTCGCAGACCGCCGGCGAACTGATCAGAACCGGCCGCAAACTCGATGTCGCCATCGAAGGCCAGGGCTTTCTGCAGGTCAGCCTCGGAGAACAGACTTTGTTTACCCGCGCCGGCCGCCTGATGATCGACGACCAGCGTCGCCTCTGCCTGCGGGGTTCGCAACAGAATTTCCCACTCGCACCAGAAATCCTCATTCCGGAATCGGCACACTCGGTGCAGATCCGTGAGAACGGCGCCGTCGTCGCGATTGTTACCAACAAAGAATCAGCCGATGCAGAACAGGAACTGGGCACCATCCAGCTGTCCTGCTTTGCAGACGACACCGAACTCTTTCCACGCGAGTCCTGCCTGTTTGAAGCGACGGCCCGCTCGGGTGTCCCCCGTGAACTCACGCCGGGAAAACAGGGGGCCGGCCTGCTCGTGTCCGGCATGCTCGAGGCGTCTAACGTTTCCATCGCAGAAGAACTGGAAGCACTGGCCTCAATTAAACAGCGCGTCGATGCGCTGCAGACCATCTATCAACTGGATACCCTCGAACCGGTACAGGCTGATCTCGGTCCCCCTTCCGATCGTATCGCTCGACCGGAAGGTCAGCGACTGCCACGCGGCAATCGCCCGATTATCAAATAATCCGCTCGCAAATCAGCGGGTAGGTTCCGCTCAGGAGAAGATTTCCTTGAGCTTGTTGTGGCGGTGATAGAAACCTTCGTCGAACACGTCGAGCAGCTTGGATTCCGTGACGATGAAGCCGAGCAGACCTCCCGGTGGCTGAAACTCGAGCCGGTCAATCACGGTCACCTGGTTTTCACCGCTGGGTACGATTTCGTGTTCGTGGATGTAATGCTTAAGCGGACCGGAAATCTGTTTTTCGGTAAACAGCTTCGGTTCATCGAAAACAGTGATCTCGTGGACCCCTTCCTGCACCTGCCCGAAGCCCTGAATACGAAATTCAATCGTCGCCCCTTTATAGAGCTTGTCCGGTTTTTTCGTGAATGTCAGGCCGGCATCCGGGGGACTGATCTTCAGGATATTGTCGGTATCGATCAGAAACTCGAATACCTGTTCGGGGGTGGCGGTCAGCTGCACGCTGGCTTCGAAGTTCGCCATGGTCTCTCTCTTTCGACTTTCAACACGGATAAATATACTTTACAACAGTACGTTTTCTAAGCGGTCAGAGCCGCCGCGCCTATCCTAGCTGAATGTTTTCGAAATAACGAGTCCCCCAACACCCTGGATCGGGTTTCCCCGCGATCTGGGGTCTTTCTGAAGCGAATTCCCCATGCAGTTTTCCCCGGAAGTCCTGAAACAGTGCTGGTTTCTGGCCGGTCCCACCGCCTGCGGCAAGACCGAACTCAGCCTGCAGCTGGCCGAACATCTGGATGCGGAAATCCTGGCCCTCGACTCGATGTCCCTCTACCGGGGCATGGACATCGGCACCGCAAAAGCTTCGCCTGAAGAACAGCAGAGAATTCCCCATCATCTGATCGACGTCATCGACCCACACGAGGAATTCAGCGTCGCCGATTACCTGACCACCGCCGAACAATGCTGTCGGGAGATCATCGACCGCGGACATGTTCCCCTCTTCGTGGGAGGCACCGGCCTTTACCTGCGGGCCGTCTTACGTGGCGTCTTTGAAGGCCCCGCTGCCGACTGGGATTACCGCCGCGAACTCGAACAGTTCGTCGAGGCCGAAGGCAACCTGGCTCTGCATGCGAGGCTGGCCGAAGTGGATCCGGTCTCCGCAGAGAAACTGCATCCCAACGATCTCCGCCGCGTCACCCGGGCCCTGGAAGTTTACCACGTCACCGGTCAGCCGCTTTCATCCCAGCATCAGGAAGCAGCCCTCCCCGCAGACGAAAGACCGCAGCACGTCTACTGGCTCTCCCCCGATCGCGACTGGCTCTACGCCCGCATCAACGCCCGCGTCGACCTGATGCTGCAGGCCGGACTGCTGGACGAAGTCAAAACGCTGCTCGCCGCAGAACAGCCACTCAGCCGCACCGCCCGACAGGCACTCGGCTACAAGGAGCTGATCGACCACCTGGAAGGGGACATCACGTATGATGACGCCGTCGAAACTCTGAAAACCCGCACCCGCCAGTTCGCCAAACGCCAGCACACCTGGTTCCGCAACCTCGAAGAATGCCACGAACTCGAAGTCACTACCACAGACACCACAAACGACCTGCTCGATAAACTGCTGAAGTGATTTTACTACCACGAAAAGCACGAAAGACACGAAATTATTCTTTCTGAGAATCGCCAGCGGTAATGAAAAGTTAAACACTCAGAAGCTGGAACCAGTCCTGTTAAAAACTACTTCTGTTTCACCTGCCAAAAATATCAGGCTGGCAATGACGTGCAGGCACCAACATCAAGTTTTAAATTTTCGTGCTTTTCGTGTCTTTCGTGGTTAAATAATTTCGAATCATAAGCGATTCACAAAACATAGCGTTCAACGGTGACTTTAGGATAACTCCCAAAGTTGATCAGTAGCCCCAGCTTCTTCTCGGCTGCTTTCTGATAATTCATCAGTTGCGCTACATGCTCAGATCCCAGTGATTTCACAGCTTTCAGTTCCAGAATAATTGAGTCATAACAAATCAGATCCGGTTGATAGGCTTGTTGTAAAGATTCCCCCTTGTAACTCAACCGCAACACCGGCTTCGCCACAAACGGAATCCCTCGCTGTTTCAATTCCCGCTCCAGACACTCCTGGTAAACCGCTTCCAGAAATCCACAACCAACCTCCCGATAAACCTCGAAGACAGCCCCCTGAATCGCGAAGCATTCTTCCTTATAAATAATCTGATTCATCACGATTCCAGTTTCTTACATTTTTATTTTGCTACCACGAAAGACACGAAAAGCACGAAATTGATTCTTCACAATCTCTAAGCAAACGACACCAAAACAACTCAGACCTGCTTTAACTAATAGATTGATATTCTGAGTTCAAAAAAAAATCACAGTCGTAAAAACTGTGACCAGAGTATTCACCCCCGTCTTACCAGCGGCGATCATTCCCTGCTTTTCGTGCTTTTCGTGGTTCTTAAACAAAACCCTGCAATATATTATTGTACACCTGCTGTTTATGAATTCAATCAACACACAAAGTACTATCAATGCAGTGTCTCAACTTTCGCCTCCCGTTTCGTGGTCGTTCTGAGTTGTTTCCGCTCAGTCGGTGGCTAAGTTCCCCGTAACTCTCTATAGTGTCTTGCTAAATATAGTAAATGAACTGGTCGGACCCACTCGGCTGCTGGTCCAGGTTTCCAGTGCTTGTTTCCCTCAACTTCAATATTGTGTGATTCATGATGACCGATGAAAAAGTGTTAATTCAGGTGGGCCACAGTCCCGATCCGGACGATGCCTTTATGTTCCATGCCCTGGCCAATGACAAAATCGAAACTGGTAAGTATCGATTCACTCATGAGTTACAGGATATTGAAACGCTCAACCAGCGTGCCTTCAACGCGGAACTGGAACTGACCGCCGTCAGTCTCCACGGCTACGCTTACCTGACCGACACCTATGCGATCTGCTCCTGTGGTGCCTCCATGGGCGACAAATACGGCCCCATGGTCGTGGCCCGCGAAGAGTGGAGCATCGACGATCTCCGCGGCAAAAAAATCGCCATCCCCGGCAAGCTGACCACCGCCTTCCTGGCCCTCAAGCTCCTGCTGGGCGATGATTTTGAATACGAAGAACACCCCTTCGATGAAATCCTGAACCTGGTCGAACAGGGTAAATTTGACGCCGGCCTGATCATTCACGAAGGTCAGCTGACCTACGCCAACCAGGGACTCAAACTGGTCGTTGACCTGGGTGAGTGGTGGTACGAAGAAACCGGTCTCCCCCTGCCGCTGGGTGCCAACGCCATCCGCAAAGACCTCGGTCAGGAAATGATGGAAGAAGTCACTGCGATCCTCAAACGGAGCATTGAGTACGGCCTGGAACACCGCGACGAAGCCCTCGATCACGCCCTGAAATACGGTCGCGATCTCAACCGGGGCAGTGCCGACAAGTTCGTAGGCATGTACGTCAACGACTGGACCCTCGATTTCGGCGAAAAGGGACGCGAAGCAGTCGCGACTCTGCTCAACCGCGGTTATGAAGCCGGAATCATTCCGAATCCCGTCAAACTGGAATTCATCGGTTAAGACTTCAGTCGCTCCCGTGATTGAATCGTAGAGAGATAGAGAAGGTGGTATGCGATGAGTGAATCAAACTCATCCGGATATTTACAGACATTGTTCGGTCTGTCCGGCAAAACGGCGACCGTCATCGGTGGTACCGGAGTTCTGGGGGGCGCCATTGCAGACGCCCTGGCCCAGGCCGGCGCCCATGTCATTATCGTGGGACGTAACCAGGAAAACGGCGACGGTCGCGTAAAGCTGATCAAAGATCTGGGCGGCAGTGCCGAGTTCTTCCAGGCCGATTCCACAAACCGTGCTGATCTGGAAGCAATCATCGCACACCTTAAGGCCAGTGATCGGACCCCCGATATCCTGGTCAACGGTGCCGGCATCAACGCGGCGACACCCTTCCTCGAAATCAGCGACAAAGAGTGGGACGACATCTTCCGTGTCAACCTGCTCAGCGTGAAAGTCGCCTGCCAGGTCTTCGGCGAAGCCATGCTCAAGCAGGAAATCCCCGGCTCGATCATAAACATCGCCTCCATGAGTGCCATTACTCCACTCTCACGCGTCTTCACTTATTCCGCCTCGAAGGCCGCTGTGCTCAACCTGACACAGAACCTGGCCCGCGAATGGGCCGAACAGGGTGTACGGGTCAACGCACTCTCTCCCGGCTTCTTTCCTGCCGAACAGAACCGAAAAGTGCTGACACCCGAACGCGTAAAGAGTATTATGAATCATACACCCGCCCAGCGATTCGGCGATCCCGAGGAACTGGCAGGGGCGGTCCTGCTAATGGCCTCCGGTAAGGCCGGCAGCTTCATCACCGGCACCAACATCGCCGTGGATGGCGGTTTTTCCTGCATGACCATCTGAGATTCTTCCCGACAACGAGTTTAAGGAGCACCCGACTTGGATCCGATTCAGATTGAACCTGGTCAACGCTACCTCGCTCGTATCAATCCCAAGCGGATTCCGCACATCTTCACCGACGTCCTGATTATCGGGGGTGGGATCGCCGGCTGCCGCGCTGCACTGGAAATCGATCCCCGCCTCGAAACGATCATCGTCAACAAAGGCAAAGTCACACAGTCCAACAGTGCCTATGCCCAGGGCGGAATTGCCGGTGTGCTCGATCCCCTGGACAACATCACCAACCACGTGCAGGATACGCTCGCCGCCGGCAAGGATCTCTGTGATCCCGAACTGGTGGAATACGTCTGCACCGAGGCCCCCCGACACATTCAGGAACTGATCGAAATCGGGGCCGATTTCGATACACAGGATGGCAAAATCGCACTCACCAAAGAGGGGGGGCACAGCCATCGACGCGTCGCGCATGCCCTGGGCGATGCCACCGGAAAAGAAATCATGCGGGCCCTGGTCGCCGCCGTCCAGAGCCGTCCCAATATTCAGACCTGGATGAAAACCCCCACACTCGACCTGGTCACCGAAGACGGTCAGTGCCGCGGTGCTATCATCTGGAACCGCTACCACGGCAAGTCACTCGTCTGGGCCAAGCAGGTCATCCTCGCTACCGGTGGTGCGGGCTGTCTGTTCCGTGAAACGACGAATCCCCCGCTGGCGACCGGCGATGGACACGCCCTGGCCTTCCGCGCCGGTGCCCGCCTGCAGGACATGGAGTTCATGCAGTTCCACCCCACGGTGCTTTATATCGCCGGGGGGGCCCGCTACCTGGTCTCCGAAGCCGTCCGGGGCGAAGGCGCCTACCTCAGGGACTGTAACGGCGTACGTTTCATGGAAGAGTACCACCCCGACCTGGAACTCGCGCACCGCGACATTGTCAGTCGGGCCATTACCGACCGCATGCTGAAAACCAGTCACTCCTGCGTCTACCTCGACCTGCGGCACCTCGACAAAAATCTGGTCAAAGAACGCTTCCCCAACATCAGCAAGGTCTGTGCGGGTTTCGGCCTGGACCTGTCTAAAGATCAGATCCCGGTTCGCCCCGGAGCCCACTACATGATTGGCGGCGTCAAAACCGATCTGCAGGCGCGAACTTCAGTGCCTCACCTCTGGGCCGCCGGCGAAGTCACATCCACCGGTCTGCACGGCAGTAACCGACTCGCATCCAACAGCCTGCTGGAAGGCATGATCTTCGGTTCGGCAGCCGGCAAAGGCGCTTCCACAGCAGCCCTCAGCATGCCCGATCAATACTCCGCATCGCTGCTGCCCGAATGGGAAACCGAAAAACGCTCGGACGAAGACCTCAACAGTAAGGACTTAAGGAACTCGCTGGCCAGCCTCATGTGGCGGGATGTCGGCATCACCCGCAGCGCGGACTCGCTGCAGAACGCGCAGGACAAAGTCGATTTCTGGAGCCGCTATGTCGTCGATCGCGAATTCAAAGCACTCCCCGGCTGGGAACTGCAGAACATGCTGCTCGTCTCTCAACTGATGATTACCTCTGCCATTGAACGACGCGAAAGCCGCGGAGTACACTATCGAAGTGACTTCCCGGAAACAGATCCGGCTTTCCAGAAACATATTTCCGTGATCTCAACCAGCTGAGCAACCCCTACACAACCACGGCCCCGAAACAACCACAGGAAGGGACATCATGCTGCCAGGCATCAAACTGTTTGATCTAACCGGACGCGCTGCCATCATCACCGGAGGTTCCAAAGGACTCGGTTCCGCCATGGCCGAAGGCCTTGCTTCAGCAGGTGCGAACGTTCTGTTGACCAGTCGGCATGCAGAAGAAGCAGCAGAAACCGCAGCTCAGATTGAAGCCGACTACGGCACTAAAGCGATCGGCATCGCAGCCGATGTCACCGATCCGGAACAGGTCGCCGCGATGACCGAACGGGCCATCTCGGAGTTCGGCAGGATCGACATTCTGATCAACAACGCGGGCATCAACATCCGTGGTCCCATCGATGAACTCACACTGGAAGAATTCGAGGAAGTCCAGAAAGTGAATGTCACCGGTCCCTGGCTCTGTGTCCGGTCGGTCGTCCCCCATATGAAAAAAGCCGGCTACGGTCGCATCATCAACATGGCCAGCACACTCGGTCTGGTCGGGCTCTCCAACCGCACACCCTATACCGCCAGCAAAGGCGCCATGGTCCAGATGACGCGGGCCATGGGCCTGGAGTTCTGCGAGCATGGCATCACCTGCAACGCGATCTGTCCCGGTCCGTTTCTCACTCCCATGAATCAGCCGTTCGCCGAGACCGAAGAAATCAAGAAATTCATCGTCGGTGCCGTCGCCATGAACCGCTGGGCACAAATGGAAGAGATCCAGGGGGCAGCAATCTTCCTCGCCAGCAATGCATCCAGCTACATGACCGGCAGTATGGTCACCGTCGATGGTGGCTGGACCGCACGTTAGAGATACAGGAGACAGCATGAGTTCCCCGGATGACAGCCCGTCGATCAAGCAGGCCGACCAAGTCAGACGGACTCTTTTCAAACGGCCCCTGTTCATCGTTCTGTTCCTGCTGGGGACTCTGATGGCCTACTCGCTGTTTCTGATCGTCATGTTCCACGAGCGGGTCGCCTTCTTTCAGAAACACGGGGCCCACCTGGAAACCGAATTTCGTAATTCCCGGGGCGAATTGATCCGCGGTGGTTTCGAAAACGCTCCTGCGAAACATTTCATCCCCGGACCGTTACTGCGTTATCAACGCTCCATCGACGGAGCGCATCTCGCGCGGTCCGCGCAGCTCAGCGATTCAGAAATCGACCAACTCTTCCAGCAACTCACGAATTTTCCACAGCTCAAATGGTTAACGCTGGAAGGTTTCCACATCAACCAGCCACGGGCGCGCGCCCTGGCTCGATTAACGAAACTCGAAGATCTCGCACTGCGGTTTTGTACGATTGACGAAACCTGCCTCGCCACGCTGCTGGGACAGAACGGTCTCCAGCACGTCAGCCTGGCCAACTCGAAATTTGATGAAAGCGAGCTCGCGATCTTCCATCAACAGCCCGCACAGAAAACGCTGCGCTCGCTCTCTCTGTCGAACTGCCAGGTCACAGATCAGACCGCGAAACTGATCGCTGGCTGCAACCAACTCGCCTTCCTCGAACTGGACGGGACCCGCATCAGCGACCAGGGCGTCAAAATTCTCGCCCGGCTTCCCCGCCTCGAGGTGCTCATTCTGGATCATACCAATGTGACTGATGCCGGCGTCGCCTATCTCTCTGGCACGCCTCAACTTGTCGAGCTCAGCCTCAGTAACACCGACGCCTCGGACGAAATGCTGGAATCGTTACAACTGGAAATACCCGCATTGCGGGTCTCCGACGATTGAGACACCTGAACCTGCACTGAATCCACACATATTGACTGATCTTCCATACCCAGTGTACTTCCCCGCGCGATTTCTCCAATCTGCTTAACCAGAACTCGGTCCCCGGGCCAGACTCGAATTTGTGGCGTTTTCTAAACTCTATTTACTCTTACGAGATAATCCTGTCCTAATTTTGTGTATCTCCATGTTTTACCCCCGCCGTAAAATAGTCCCCAAGGCAAAAGAAAACAGAAACATGATCTATCATAAATCCAAGGTGCTCATTGTCGACGACTCGGAAGTCGTACGGCATATCCTCTCCAAAGCTCTGACGCCGGAAGGTTACACAATCTATTCGGCCGTCGATGGTGAGGATGGCTGGCGAAAGATCAACGACTTGCAGCCAGACATCGTGCTGCTCGATGTGGAAATGCCGACCCGCAACGGATTTGACGTCCTCCGCGAAGTCCGTGAAAACTTCAAAGCGGAAGAAATCGCTGTCATCATGGTCACCACACAGAGTGATGGCAAAGGGATTGCCCGTGCCTTTGAAGAGGGTGCCTTCGACTACATCCCCAAACCGGCCACCGAATCGGAAATCAAGGCGCGGGTCCGCAACGCCATCCGTGCAATTCACCTCCTGCGTGAACAGAAACATCTCCGGCAACAGGCCGAAGCCGCCAACCAGTCCAAGAGCGCCTTCCTGGCCAACATGAGCCATGAAATCCGTACTCCCATGACGGCCATTCTCGGCTACACCGAAATCCTGGAACTCGAAGCCCGCACACATCAGATGCCGGAACTGTTCCTCGATTCGCTGGATACCATCCGCCGCAACGGCGGTCACCTGATGGAACTCATCAACGACATCCTGGACCTCTCCAAAATTGAAGCAGGCAAACTCGATGTCGAATCCATCGCCTGCTCGCCACAGACCATCGTGGAAGAAGTCATGGAACTCGTGCAGGTTCGGGCCGAAGCCAAGGGGCTCAAGCTCGAAGCAGACTTCAAATTCCCCCTGCCCGCACAAATCCATTCCGACCCGACCCGCATCCGCCAGATTCTGATCAACCTCATTGGCAATGCGATCAAGTTCACGGAAGTCGGCACGATTCGCCTGGAAACCGAACTCCTGCAGGCACCCTACGACGAACCGCAAATCCAATTCACGATCGTCGACCAGGGTATCGGCATGTCGGAAGCGCAGATGACAAATCTGTTCCGTCCCTTCAGCCAGGCCGATTCGTCCACGTCCCGCAAATACGGGGGAACCGGACTGGGACTGACCATCTGCAAACGACTGGCCAACATCCTCGGTGGTGACATCTCCGTTCAGAGTGAACTCAACCATGGTTCCCGCTTCTCCGCAACCGTGCGGACTGGCAGCCTGGCTGAAATCGAACTGCTCCACGAACTGCACGATACACAAGGGGATTCATCGACAGCTGCAGTAAACGATAAAACAACCACTACAGAAGAATCCCCGCTGCGTGGTAAACATGTCCTGCTGGCAGAAGACGGCCCGGATAACCAGAAGCTGATCTCCTTTATCCTCAAGAAAGCGGGCGCTGAAGTGTGTCTGGCCGCAAATGGTGAAGAGGCCTACCAGGCCGCGATCCAGGAAATGGAACGAGGCACCCTCTTCGATGTGATCCTCATGGACATGCAGATGCCCATTCTCGACGGCTACAGTGCCACACGCAAAGTCCGCGACGTTGGTTACACAGGCCCGATCATCTCACTCACCGCCAATGCGATGGAAGGCGACCGGGAGAGATGCCTGGCCGTCGGCTGTAACGATCATATCACCAAACCCATCGATCGTCGGCAACTCGTCGAAATGATTTCCGAACTCTCTGAGTCCTCCGAACTCTGTCTCTCCTGACAAGGCGTGAAGCTGATCTCAATAAAAAAGCCGAGTCACCCTGGATCGCTCGCAGGGTGAACCGGCTTTTCTTGTTTCAAGCTAACTGCTAGTCCTTCAGCGCTGCCAGCTTCTTCAACGCTGCCTGATGCGCCTGTTGATACACATCCTTAAGTGCAACGGGCTGACCACCGTTGGTTTTACTCTGATCCGCAGCTGACATGAACGTATAGATCTCCATCGTCTCCGCCGGACTCACCGGAGCCTTCCCGGTCTGGAAGAATTTCACCACTTCCACCAGCAACGGTTCGTATCCGCTGAAACTGCCAATCGGGGCAATCCCCTTACTCCCGTAGACCGTTCCGCCGTAACCTCCCTGGTAGCCGTTGTTCTCTTTTCGACGTCCGCGGAACGTACCGATCCGGCCGTCTTTCCAGGTCCCCACTGCCAGATCCGTATTCGGCGTATTGACGCGGACCACCGTTTCACAGCCCGGCCCCATGATCGTATACAGCGTTTCAACGCCGTGAATTCCATACCAGTAAAAATCGGGATGGGTGCTTTCCATCGGACAGGGACTGAAGGCATCACAGCCAATGATCTCACCCACCACACCGCTGTTAATCTTCTTCGCACCATCGGTGTATCGCAGTGATGAAGAACTGAAGACCGGGGTCTTGTACTGTTTCGCCGCCTCATAAATGGCAATCACATCCGTCAGATCACCGGCGACCGGCTTGTCGACAAACAGAGGCTTCCCCGCTTTGAGCACGGGTAATGCCTGTTCGAGGTGCACGCGACCATCGTTGCTCTCCAGCAGCACCACATCGACCTCATCCAGCAACGCTTCAATACTGGGTACAATCTTCACCCCCTGTACCGTCACCTGCTCGGTGATCTGGGGAACGGATTCCACGCTCTCCTTGATGTCTCGACTCCCCTGAGGATAAGCGGCGACCACGCGACAGGCTTTGAACTCGGGAAACTTCGGCTCCGCGCTGTTCAATATTTTCGTGAAGTTACTCGAATGCGAAGTATCCAGGCCAATGATGCCGATCTTCAGCGGTTTCGTTTCCTCCGCAAATGAAACCTGCGTCACACAGCAACAAAGGATCAGACAGACAGCCACACACAGGTAACCACGTAACAACGTCATGATGTCAGTTCTCCAAATTCGGTACCCTCTGAGAACTCCATGAATTCATAGACGGCACCATCGATCAACACAAAAACCACTTTCAGATTCTCCATCGCCTGGAACGGCCCCAGCAGAACGTGCAAGCCGTCTATTTCTTTATCGATATCAGGCACCTTAAAGGCGATGTGCGGCTGACAACGAACCGGTCCGGTGACCGGCGTATCGGGCTCGAACCTGAGATATTCGATTTTATAAGGATGCTCATTCGGGTTGGTGACATACACCTTTGTTTCTTCCACGTAGATTTCGCCCGGCTGTGGATCGTCGGTAATCACACCCACATGATGAAACTCTCGCATGGCAGCTCCTTAAGCTGGGGGACTTCGAACCGGCTTCAGGCAGCCGGGTTCGCAGACATCGATTCTACCGGCACCGATGCGTCCGATCAAAGGGATGCTGCGGAAATGATGCGTTTCGGCAACATCACAGCCCGCACCTGAAACACATGATCCGCTCGATTACCGCAAAAGTCCCTGTTCCCCTCTTGTCATCCCTCGTGTTTGCCCCGCACAATATTTTCTCCTCTCCTCAACAAAAGACTGCCGCGAAATCACGCTTCTTCCGGATACCGTGACCACAGCCAACACCCATGAATAACCTCTTACCTCTGATCATTGTCTGCTGCGCCAGCGCGATTGCCATCTGCAGCCCGCACCTGACGGTCTCTATTCTGAAACCGTTCCGCTGGCTCATGCGCTGCTTTTCTGACAGTGTCACCCGGGGTGTCCTGTTCTTCTTCTGCCTGACGCTGCTGCTGGAACTCGGCATCGGTCTCTGTATCCGCATTCCTGCCCCCATGGTCCACGACGAGTTCGCTTACCTGCTCGCTGCAGATACCTTCGCATCCGGCAAACTGACCAACCCCACGCATCCCCAGTGGGAACACTTCGAAAGCTTCCATATCATTCACCAGCCTACGTACCAGGCGAAATATCCACCCGCACAAGGACTGTTGCTCGCTCTGGGACAAGCCACGACCGGCTATCCGATTGTCGGTGCCTGGCTCGGCATGGCTGCCGCCTGCGGTGCCATCTTCTGGATGCTCTGCGGCTGGGTCCCACGACGCTGGGCCGTCTATGGCGGCTTTCTCGCCGCGCTGAATGCATCGTTCCTCACCGGCTGGGGACTCTCTTATTGGGGAGGTCAAGTCGCTCTGCTCGGCGGGGCCCTGCTCTTCGGGACGCTCCCCCGTCTGAAACAATCGCCGCGCAGTT
This window harbors:
- a CDS encoding Gfo/Idh/MocA family protein, with translation MTLLRGYLCVAVCLILCCCVTQVSFAEETKPLKIGIIGLDTSHSSNFTKILNSAEPKFPEFKACRVVAAYPQGSRDIKESVESVPQITEQVTVQGVKIVPSIEALLDEVDVVLLESNDGRVHLEQALPVLKAGKPLFVDKPVAGDLTDVIAIYEAAKQYKTPVFSSSSLRYTDGAKKINSGVVGEIIGCDAFSPCPMESTHPDFYWYGIHGVETLYTIMGPGCETVVRVNTPNTDLAVGTWKDGRIGTFRGRRKENNGYQGGYGGTVYGSKGIAPIGSFSGYEPLLVEVVKFFQTGKAPVSPAETMEIYTFMSAADQSKTNGGQPVALKDVYQQAHQAALKKLAALKD
- a CDS encoding VOC family protein; the protein is MREFHHVGVITDDPQPGEIYVEETKVYVTNPNEHPYKIEYLRFEPDTPVTGPVRCQPHIAFKVPDIDKEIDGLHVLLGPFQAMENLKVVFVLIDGAVYEFMEFSEGTEFGELTS
- a CDS encoding hybrid sensor histidine kinase/response regulator, which encodes MIYHKSKVLIVDDSEVVRHILSKALTPEGYTIYSAVDGEDGWRKINDLQPDIVLLDVEMPTRNGFDVLREVRENFKAEEIAVIMVTTQSDGKGIARAFEEGAFDYIPKPATESEIKARVRNAIRAIHLLREQKHLRQQAEAANQSKSAFLANMSHEIRTPMTAILGYTEILELEARTHQMPELFLDSLDTIRRNGGHLMELINDILDLSKIEAGKLDVESIACSPQTIVEEVMELVQVRAEAKGLKLEADFKFPLPAQIHSDPTRIRQILINLIGNAIKFTEVGTIRLETELLQAPYDEPQIQFTIVDQGIGMSEAQMTNLFRPFSQADSSTSRKYGGTGLGLTICKRLANILGGDISVQSELNHGSRFSATVRTGSLAEIELLHELHDTQGDSSTAAVNDKTTTTEESPLRGKHVLLAEDGPDNQKLISFILKKAGAEVCLAANGEEAYQAAIQEMERGTLFDVILMDMQMPILDGYSATRKVRDVGYTGPIISLTANAMEGDRERCLAVGCNDHITKPIDRRQLVEMISELSESSELCLS
- a CDS encoding leucine-rich repeat domain-containing protein; translation: MSSPDDSPSIKQADQVRRTLFKRPLFIVLFLLGTLMAYSLFLIVMFHERVAFFQKHGAHLETEFRNSRGELIRGGFENAPAKHFIPGPLLRYQRSIDGAHLARSAQLSDSEIDQLFQQLTNFPQLKWLTLEGFHINQPRARALARLTKLEDLALRFCTIDETCLATLLGQNGLQHVSLANSKFDESELAIFHQQPAQKTLRSLSLSNCQVTDQTAKLIAGCNQLAFLELDGTRISDQGVKILARLPRLEVLILDHTNVTDAGVAYLSGTPQLVELSLSNTDASDEMLESLQLEIPALRVSDD